In Entomomonas moraniae, one DNA window encodes the following:
- a CDS encoding LOG family protein, which yields MKRICIFCGSNKGNDPVYAEQATLLGQTLAKANIALVYGGTTAGLMGIVADAALAAGGEVIGIIPERLAEKSAMTHQGLSQLLVVESMHARKAKMAELSDGFIALPGGIGTFEELFEMLTWSQLGFHHKPTGVLNIKGFYDPLIQFLDSVIAAQFMKPEHRQLLINEAEPLKLLVKMRHYQAPTVNKWFDRPAT from the coding sequence ATGAAACGTATTTGTATATTTTGTGGATCAAATAAGGGGAATGACCCTGTTTATGCTGAGCAAGCAACGCTTTTGGGGCAAACACTGGCCAAAGCCAACATTGCCCTCGTTTACGGAGGCACCACAGCAGGGCTGATGGGGATTGTGGCGGATGCAGCACTGGCTGCCGGTGGTGAAGTGATTGGAATTATCCCTGAGCGTTTAGCTGAAAAATCAGCAATGACACATCAAGGGTTAAGCCAGTTATTGGTGGTAGAGTCAATGCATGCACGAAAGGCTAAAATGGCAGAGTTAAGTGATGGTTTTATTGCTTTACCCGGTGGTATCGGTACGTTTGAAGAGTTGTTTGAGATGCTGACATGGTCACAATTGGGTTTTCATCATAAACCCACGGGCGTGCTTAATATTAAAGGGTTTTATGACCCACTTATTCAGTTTTTAGACAGTGTCATCGCAGCACAGTTTATGAAGCCTGAACACCGCCAGCTATTAATTAATGAGGCTGAACCCCTTAAGCTATTAGTGAAAATGCGCCATTATCAAGCGCCTACCGTTAATAAATGGTTTGACCGCCCTGCTACTTGA
- a CDS encoding tetratricopeptide repeat protein encodes MIKRFVFLLGVCLPCYTLAMLTPDEMIAQADESFSQGHYDTAVAYYSRAAERGNRTAQLQLSLWYFSGKNSAPNLKLGQFWLDEALKPRTISEADLVGVSYMASFYQSGIGSDLAVAWLLQGAQQGDAQASYLLLQWYGGVLGSGNLSSLVFEWLNTR; translated from the coding sequence ATGATAAAACGTTTTGTTTTTTTGTTAGGGGTGTGTCTACCCTGTTATACGCTAGCAATGTTAACCCCCGATGAGATGATTGCGCAGGCGGATGAGTCGTTTAGTCAAGGGCATTATGATACGGCAGTAGCGTATTACTCCCGTGCAGCAGAGCGTGGTAATAGAACAGCACAGTTGCAGTTAAGTTTGTGGTACTTTTCAGGTAAAAACTCTGCCCCTAATCTTAAGTTAGGACAGTTTTGGTTAGATGAGGCATTAAAACCACGTACAATCAGCGAGGCCGATTTGGTAGGGGTAAGTTATATGGCAAGCTTTTACCAATCAGGCATTGGTTCTGACTTAGCAGTCGCTTGGTTGCTACAAGGGGCACAGCAAGGCGATGCACAGGCAAGTTATTTGCTATTGCAATGGTATGGAGGGGTTTTAGGGAGTGGTAATTTGAGTAGTTTGGTATTTGAGTGGTTAAACACGCGGTAA
- the pdxR gene encoding MocR-like pyridoxine biosynthesis transcription factor PdxR — MKNKQSTFPTIIIKSGVIKDQVYFAIKDAILEGRLKAGARIPSSRGLAEMLSVSRNSVLAGLERLFDEGYLISKVGSGTYVTALIPDEFVVVPNGSSKACNDRVSRLTISPAMEAVHSLWQKTQPQLGRHKLFNVGVGCVDLFPHEIWGRLLGRAWRQTRKSLGSVGDPKGYLPLRKNISDYVRSVRGINCSAEQVIIVNGTQQAMNLVAQVLLTKGDKVWLDNPGYDGALSVFTVAGANVQSIPNDEDGMDIEQGKQICPDPKLIFITPSHQFPMGGMLSLPRRLSLLDWVAEKEVWILEDDYNSEFRYTTHPIQALQGLDKYQRVIYAGTFSKMMFPEFRLGFLIVPPQLTEFFTVAKYYADTCSAFLDQATLALFIAEGHYARHIRRVRAACLQRQKVLIAAIQRYLPDKLSIHAADSGIHLLCWLRGSLAEADAITKCREAGLGVQPLSRYCQQPIDRQGLLLGYAAHTEQQIIEGVKQLATIL, encoded by the coding sequence ATGAAAAATAAACAATCGACCTTTCCCACGATTATTATCAAATCAGGTGTTATTAAAGACCAGGTCTACTTCGCCATTAAAGATGCTATCTTAGAGGGGCGTTTAAAAGCAGGCGCGAGAATCCCTTCCAGTCGTGGGCTTGCAGAAATGTTATCTGTTTCAAGAAACTCTGTCTTAGCAGGGCTCGAGCGATTATTTGATGAGGGCTATCTTATTTCAAAGGTTGGCTCGGGGACTTACGTTACAGCGCTTATTCCAGATGAGTTTGTGGTTGTTCCCAATGGGTCTAGCAAAGCTTGTAACGACAGGGTCTCTAGGCTAACTATTAGTCCAGCGATGGAAGCTGTTCATTCATTATGGCAAAAAACTCAGCCTCAACTGGGACGTCATAAGCTCTTTAATGTGGGAGTGGGGTGTGTTGATCTATTCCCCCATGAAATCTGGGGGCGCTTGTTGGGTAGAGCATGGCGACAAACTAGAAAATCTTTAGGTAGTGTCGGGGATCCTAAAGGATACCTCCCTTTACGCAAAAATATCAGTGATTATGTTCGCTCTGTACGAGGCATTAACTGTTCAGCAGAGCAGGTGATTATCGTCAATGGCACACAGCAGGCCATGAACCTTGTTGCTCAAGTGCTATTAACCAAAGGCGATAAAGTGTGGCTAGATAACCCCGGCTATGATGGTGCTTTGAGTGTATTTACCGTTGCAGGAGCAAATGTTCAAAGCATTCCTAATGATGAGGACGGCATGGATATTGAACAAGGCAAACAGATCTGCCCCGACCCCAAACTGATTTTTATTACCCCCTCACATCAATTTCCGATGGGAGGAATGTTAAGTCTGCCTCGTCGCCTGTCCTTACTAGATTGGGTGGCAGAAAAAGAAGTTTGGATTTTGGAGGATGACTATAACAGTGAGTTTAGGTATACCACACATCCTATCCAAGCACTGCAGGGGCTGGATAAATATCAGCGGGTTATCTATGCAGGAACCTTTTCAAAAATGATGTTTCCCGAGTTTAGACTAGGATTTTTAATTGTTCCCCCCCAGTTAACCGAGTTTTTTACCGTGGCCAAATATTATGCGGATACATGTAGTGCTTTCTTAGACCAAGCCACCTTGGCATTATTTATTGCTGAAGGGCATTATGCCAGACATATACGGCGCGTTCGTGCAGCTTGCCTTCAGCGTCAAAAAGTACTGATTGCCGCCATACAACGTTATCTCCCCGATAAATTATCAATACATGCGGCTGACTCGGGTATTCATCTCCTTTGTTGGTTACGGGGTAGCCTAGCTGAGGCGGACGCTATCACCAAATGCCGTGAGGCAGGGTTAGGCGTACAACCGTTATCACGCTATTGCCAACAACCGATCGATCGACAAGGGCTTTTATTAGGCTATGCTGCTCATACAGAGCAACAAATAATTGAGGGAGTTAAGCAACTGGCCACTATTTTATAG
- a CDS encoding SurA N-terminal domain-containing protein → MVYFKRFFGKLFGLLIFNGALYAIVKIVIYIVGVLYWQGLLNTLGIDYSFVRLDDYNLYTDGAVLSLNSSFKVIVYICLFGYCTAIFLFLFADMFYWIQGKVTPWFEDEKFRFKVKILFVFFIIILIALVVLYTGKIIVGSYQKGKEDALAIINNQQLTTSDNKDKEVFDIKKTIQLKTGKVLTGALVGCSQDQCIIYSQNKAFTIEKDKIESLVSEFDLKK, encoded by the coding sequence ATGGTTTATTTTAAGCGTTTTTTTGGCAAGCTGTTTGGTTTATTAATATTTAATGGCGCACTTTATGCGATTGTGAAAATCGTTATTTATATTGTGGGTGTGCTTTATTGGCAGGGCCTGTTGAATACGTTAGGCATTGATTATAGCTTTGTTAGGTTGGATGATTATAATCTTTATACGGATGGAGCTGTATTAAGTTTAAACTCATCATTTAAAGTTATTGTTTATATTTGTTTGTTTGGGTATTGTACAGCGATTTTTCTTTTTCTATTCGCTGATATGTTTTATTGGATTCAAGGTAAAGTAACACCCTGGTTTGAAGATGAAAAATTTAGGTTTAAAGTAAAAATACTTTTTGTTTTTTTTATCATAATACTAATTGCGCTAGTAGTGTTGTATACAGGTAAGATTATTGTTGGAAGTTACCAAAAAGGTAAAGAGGATGCATTAGCCATTATCAACAATCAGCAATTAACAACATCTGATAATAAAGATAAAGAAGTTTTTGATATTAAGAAAACCATTCAATTAAAAACAGGCAAGGTTCTAACAGGAGCTTTAGTGGGTTGCTCACAAGATCAGTGTATTATTTACAGTCAAAATAAAGCCTTTACCATTGAGAAAGATAAAATAGAGTCTTTAGTGAGTGAGTTTGATCTAAAAAAATAA
- a CDS encoding glycosyltransferase family A protein gives MNLPQTNLITFCCLGYNHSKFLKECLDSIVNIGYENVEVVVVDDGSKDNSVELLEEIKKDFPYPLEIIAQANTGKIGWNINNAIRKAKGQLISFTSLDDTFNADAMRTEINEMNANPDMGFIASTKAIFIDDKGMVDTSRLDLVSHELNNPTIDDLLELEYREFGAFYIQGSVIRKDIINAIGGYDEDMIGDDIILRTKIFKYMQRHPELTFKVIKEGNVFYRMHETNIHKNLTRQIETVIEYLDRYWPERPNPEILINWMNYTIGKQSFEEYMPLFAINERAASLLKEQRIQQKIKSNIIKNETTFFQRFIFNKRKKQRKTRVTLLGFIKFSYQRAKKEKRKQQQSVHYTQYK, from the coding sequence ATGAATTTACCGCAAACTAATTTAATCACTTTCTGTTGTCTTGGCTATAACCATAGTAAATTTTTAAAAGAATGCCTAGATTCGATTGTTAACATCGGCTACGAAAATGTTGAAGTAGTTGTTGTGGATGATGGCTCAAAAGACAACAGCGTTGAACTACTCGAAGAAATAAAAAAAGACTTTCCCTATCCGCTAGAGATAATAGCTCAAGCTAACACTGGGAAAATTGGTTGGAATATCAATAACGCGATCAGAAAAGCTAAAGGGCAACTGATTAGCTTTACCTCGCTAGATGATACATTTAATGCCGACGCTATGCGGACTGAAATTAACGAAATGAATGCAAATCCCGATATGGGGTTTATAGCTTCAACCAAAGCGATTTTTATTGATGACAAAGGAATGGTCGATACTAGCCGGCTTGACCTTGTATCACATGAACTAAATAACCCCACTATTGATGATCTCCTTGAGCTAGAATATCGTGAGTTCGGAGCTTTCTACATACAAGGCTCAGTTATTAGAAAAGACATCATCAATGCCATTGGTGGTTATGACGAAGACATGATAGGTGACGATATTATACTCAGAACCAAAATATTCAAATACATGCAGCGGCATCCAGAGCTCACATTCAAAGTGATTAAAGAAGGTAACGTATTCTATCGTATGCATGAAACCAACATCCATAAAAACTTAACAAGACAAATTGAAACTGTTATCGAATACCTTGATCGTTATTGGCCTGAAAGACCTAATCCAGAAATATTGATTAACTGGATGAACTACACCATTGGAAAACAAAGCTTTGAAGAGTACATGCCCCTTTTTGCAATAAATGAACGGGCAGCATCACTACTAAAAGAACAACGTATCCAACAAAAAATTAAATCCAATATTATTAAAAATGAAACTACTTTTTTTCAACGTTTTATTTTTAACAAACGAAAGAAACAACGTAAAACACGAGTGACACTGCTAGGCTTTATCAAGTTTTCCTACCAACGTGCTAAAAAAGAAAAACGTAAACAACAACAAAGTGTTCACTATACACAATACAAATAA
- a CDS encoding AAA family ATPase, protein MQLKGFGFAGYRSFGNELALIAPLKKINFIIGQNNSGKSNIIKFLHEQTGTLIKNIDNEYKTTFRSELHDKFENTYLEEDYPLQKEGIEYKLAFPVTFDEFKEKVFSIQRVFDRLHNQVRNNDQELVYFEDLLKRLFDIVFPIYHSLIWSVFNDGLVKKPKFIYPNYETIKDSFEQREWSSLINWVLGKTYDQINKELLMALCKNLAYYPVNAQWPTIKLILAIRQVALIEQEKEDDFSGLGLINKLAKIQNPHYTQQQDKHKFEAINRFAQTVLENTSARIEIPYARDMILVHMDDKTLPLESLGTGVHEVVIIAAAATMLDETVLCIEEPELHLHPVLQRKLVRYLAEKTSNQYLFTTHSAHLLDAVEDASIFHVTLKEGQSHVEVITTDRQKTEICKSLGYKASDLLQTNCIIWVEGPSDRTYINYWIKGKRSDLIEGIHYSIMFYGGRLASHLCGSFQDEQEEALEELISLKSLNTHAVIVMDSDKSSEDDEINLTKQRLCDEFNQGNGFAWITKGREIENYLDHDKVEQCVLAVHPQSAESLESKGDWSNLLKYIPKQKKKADAPTPTADKVKVAEMYISRNKADYSKLDLDEQILKLVKFILESNDKV, encoded by the coding sequence ATGCAGTTAAAAGGTTTTGGTTTTGCAGGCTATAGAAGCTTTGGTAATGAACTAGCCCTAATTGCACCGTTAAAAAAAATAAACTTTATTATTGGTCAAAATAATTCGGGTAAATCGAACATTATTAAATTCCTACATGAGCAAACGGGAACTTTAATAAAAAATATAGATAATGAATATAAAACAACTTTTCGTAGTGAACTTCATGATAAATTTGAGAATACTTATTTAGAAGAAGATTACCCATTACAAAAAGAGGGCATAGAATATAAACTGGCTTTTCCAGTAACATTTGATGAGTTTAAAGAAAAGGTTTTTTCTATTCAGCGTGTCTTCGATAGGTTACATAATCAAGTAAGAAATAATGATCAAGAATTAGTCTATTTTGAAGATTTACTAAAAAGGCTATTTGATATTGTTTTTCCTATCTATCATTCTTTAATTTGGTCAGTTTTCAATGATGGTTTAGTAAAGAAACCGAAATTTATATATCCTAATTATGAAACTATTAAAGATTCTTTCGAACAGCGAGAATGGAGTAGTTTAATAAATTGGGTATTAGGTAAAACTTATGATCAAATAAATAAAGAATTGTTAATGGCGCTTTGTAAAAACTTAGCCTATTACCCTGTGAATGCTCAATGGCCCACTATTAAATTAATTCTTGCAATTAGACAAGTCGCTTTAATTGAACAAGAAAAAGAAGATGATTTTAGTGGCTTAGGTTTAATCAATAAGTTGGCTAAGATTCAAAATCCTCATTATACCCAACAACAAGATAAGCATAAATTTGAAGCGATTAATCGATTTGCACAAACGGTGTTAGAGAATACAAGTGCCCGCATAGAAATACCTTATGCCCGAGATATGATTTTGGTACATATGGATGATAAAACCTTACCGCTTGAATCGCTCGGCACAGGTGTACATGAGGTGGTTATTATTGCAGCAGCAGCTACGATGCTTGATGAAACCGTACTCTGTATTGAAGAACCCGAATTACATCTACACCCTGTATTACAACGTAAATTAGTTCGTTACTTAGCTGAAAAGACGAGTAACCAATATTTATTCACAACCCATTCGGCTCATCTGTTGGATGCAGTAGAGGATGCTAGTATTTTTCATGTAACGTTAAAAGAGGGGCAATCCCATGTGGAGGTGATTACCACCGATCGCCAAAAAACAGAGATTTGTAAAAGCCTTGGCTATAAAGCCTCTGATCTATTACAAACAAACTGTATTATTTGGGTAGAAGGCCCATCGGACAGAACTTATATTAATTATTGGATTAAGGGCAAACGTTCTGATTTAATCGAAGGTATTCATTACAGCATTATGTTTTATGGCGGGCGTTTAGCTAGCCATTTGTGTGGTAGTTTTCAAGATGAACAAGAAGAAGCACTAGAAGAATTAATTAGTTTGAAAAGCTTAAATACTCATGCGGTTATTGTCATGGATAGTGATAAGAGTTCCGAGGATGATGAAATTAATCTCACTAAACAACGTCTATGTGATGAGTTTAATCAGGGTAATGGTTTTGCATGGATTACCAAAGGCCGAGAAATAGAAAACTATTTAGACCATGATAAAGTAGAGCAATGTGTTTTAGCCGTACATCCACAATCAGCCGAATCGTTAGAAAGCAAAGGTGATTGGAGTAATTTGCTTAAATATATACCTAAACAGAAAAAGAAAGCAGATGCACCTACACCTACAGCAGACAAAGTAAAGGTGGCAGAGATGTATATATCGCGTAATAAGGCTGATTACAGTAAGCTAGATTTAGATGAGCAAATTTTAAAGCTGGTTAAATTTATTTTAGAATCTAATGACAAAGTATAA
- a CDS encoding sugar 3,4-ketoisomerase, whose translation MEIKFLPLQMHGDERGSLIALEEGHNIPFSIKRVYYLFDTTSGVRRGLHAHKELKQVVVAVRGSCFFLLDDGSERVSVMLDNPAQGLLIDSCIWREMYDFSEDCVLMVLANSLYDESDYIRNYDEFLRVYGVEKK comes from the coding sequence ATGGAAATAAAATTTTTACCTCTACAAATGCATGGTGATGAACGGGGATCTTTGATAGCTTTAGAAGAAGGACATAATATCCCTTTTTCTATTAAGCGCGTTTATTATTTATTTGATACCACATCCGGTGTACGTAGGGGCTTGCATGCACATAAGGAATTAAAACAAGTAGTGGTGGCAGTGCGCGGCTCCTGTTTTTTTTTATTGGATGACGGCTCTGAACGTGTCAGCGTAATGCTCGATAACCCCGCCCAAGGTCTGCTAATTGACTCTTGTATTTGGCGAGAAATGTACGATTTTTCTGAAGACTGCGTTCTCATGGTGCTAGCCAATAGCCTTTATGATGAAAGCGATTACATCAGAAATTATGATGAGTTTCTTCGTGTTTATGGTGTTGAAAAAAAATAA
- a CDS encoding glycoside hydrolase family protein — protein sequence MKWEKKGLIYCPQGIHGWDVKGFLTPNPFLLNDDVIRVYGSIRDNNGAGRIGYVDVDAKNPKNIIAISEKPVLDLGEKGAFDDSDVILGDVIRVDNKVYMYYVGFQLVHKVKFLAFSGLAISVDNGQTFNRYSKCPIMDRADNALYIRAIHSVLKEGNTFKIWYSVGNDWQVINNVLYPKYDIRYTESDDGINFNDNVGVSCILPNEQEYRIGRPRVRKIDHGYEMRYTSDTYEKEYKAGYAESSDGTHWERMDHKSALQPSESGWDGEMACYPVIIKAQNKTYMFYDGNGMGETGFGYAELLENK from the coding sequence ATGAAGTGGGAAAAAAAGGGGCTTATTTATTGCCCTCAAGGTATTCATGGGTGGGATGTTAAGGGCTTTCTTACACCCAATCCTTTTCTACTTAATGACGATGTCATCAGAGTATATGGTTCAATCCGGGATAACAATGGCGCGGGTAGAATTGGTTATGTTGATGTCGATGCCAAAAATCCTAAAAACATCATCGCTATATCAGAAAAACCAGTGCTAGATCTGGGTGAAAAAGGTGCATTTGACGATAGCGACGTCATATTGGGCGATGTTATTAGGGTCGATAATAAAGTATATATGTATTATGTCGGCTTTCAGCTAGTTCACAAAGTCAAGTTTCTTGCTTTTTCAGGGCTTGCTATTAGTGTGGACAATGGGCAAACATTTAATCGCTACAGTAAATGCCCCATTATGGACAGAGCTGATAATGCCCTTTATATAAGGGCTATTCATTCTGTTTTGAAGGAAGGTAATACTTTTAAAATTTGGTACTCTGTTGGTAATGATTGGCAAGTAATTAATAATGTTCTCTATCCTAAATATGATATCCGCTATACCGAATCTGATGATGGTATTAACTTTAACGATAATGTAGGGGTTTCTTGTATTCTTCCTAATGAGCAAGAATATAGAATTGGCAGACCCAGAGTCAGAAAAATTGATCATGGGTATGAAATGCGCTATACGTCTGATACTTATGAAAAAGAGTATAAAGCAGGCTATGCTGAATCTAGCGATGGTACTCACTGGGAAAGAATGGATCACAAATCGGCGCTACAACCTTCTGAATCAGGGTGGGATGGTGAAATGGCTTGCTATCCAGTCATAATAAAAGCACAAAATAAAACCTATATGTTTTATGACGGTAATGGAATGGGAGAAACAGGCTTTGGATACGCGGAGCTTTTAGAGAATAAATGA
- a CDS encoding acetyltransferase, which translates to MSERKKLIIIGMGETACLAYEYFTHDSEYEVVAFAVEGAYYTQPTFYDLPVCRLEEIQTHYPPNKFTAFVALSSGRLNRDRTKLYLSLKEKGYQLASYVSSKAFVWHNVKIGENCFILENNTLQPFVEVGNNVILWSGNHIGHRSKILDHCFITSHVVISGFCTVGEYSFLGVNSAIADNTTLAKDNFIGMGAVINKNTDENTIYTGNPAQPSKLSAKKFCKVKES; encoded by the coding sequence ATGAGTGAGCGTAAAAAACTAATTATAATTGGTATGGGGGAAACTGCGTGCCTTGCCTATGAGTACTTTACTCATGACAGTGAATATGAGGTTGTAGCTTTTGCTGTCGAAGGTGCTTACTATACACAACCTACATTTTACGATTTGCCTGTCTGTCGCCTTGAAGAGATTCAAACTCATTATCCTCCTAATAAATTTACTGCGTTTGTAGCGCTATCTTCTGGAAGGCTTAATCGAGATAGAACTAAGTTATACTTATCACTCAAAGAAAAAGGTTACCAACTGGCCTCTTATGTTAGTTCTAAAGCCTTTGTTTGGCATAATGTAAAAATTGGGGAGAATTGTTTTATCCTTGAAAATAATACATTACAGCCTTTTGTTGAGGTTGGGAACAATGTCATTTTATGGAGCGGTAACCATATTGGGCATCGCTCAAAGATATTAGACCATTGCTTCATCACATCACATGTTGTGATTTCAGGATTCTGCACCGTTGGTGAATACAGCTTTTTAGGTGTGAATAGCGCAATAGCAGATAATACAACACTCGCTAAAGACAATTTTATTGGTATGGGTGCTGTTATTAATAAAAATACTGATGAGAACACTATTTACACTGGCAATCCTGCACAGCCCTCAAAATTATCAGCTAAAAAGTTTTGTAAAGTTAAGGAATCATAG
- a CDS encoding GNAT family N-acetyltransferase, whose protein sequence is MIHWEIVYEPQTSAVQVDFIKEDEYQQWLPHWQSYQAFYQVDLSDAITQTTWASFFDTKEQIYCAVAREGNKMLGFVHFLYHRSTWAMTDYCYLEDLFVALEARGKHIGKQLIDFLAQDAKKHDSAQLYWHTQQTNTTAHRLYDWVADNPGVIEYRMPL, encoded by the coding sequence ATTATTCATTGGGAGATTGTTTATGAGCCACAAACATCAGCTGTTCAAGTAGATTTTATTAAAGAAGATGAGTATCAACAATGGCTACCTCATTGGCAAAGTTATCAAGCTTTTTATCAGGTAGATTTATCTGATGCGATTACCCAAACCACATGGGCAAGCTTTTTTGATACTAAAGAGCAAATCTATTGTGCCGTGGCGAGAGAAGGTAATAAGATGTTAGGGTTTGTGCATTTCTTGTATCATCGATCAACATGGGCGATGACGGATTATTGCTATTTAGAGGATTTATTTGTTGCCCTAGAAGCACGAGGAAAACATATTGGCAAACAATTAATCGATTTTTTAGCGCAAGACGCTAAAAAACATGACAGTGCCCAGTTATACTGGCACACTCAACAAACCAATACTACCGCTCACCGCTTATACGATTGGGTAGCTGATAATCCAGGAGTTATTGAGTATAGAATGCCACTGTAA
- a CDS encoding DegT/DnrJ/EryC1/StrS family aminotransferase, translating to MIPFLDLKKINQQYQQDLKEACSRVIDSGWYLLGKEIQQFEQQFAAYCGVKHAIGVANGLDALILVLQAWKEQGKLTDGDEIIVPANTYIASILAITENNLTPVLVEPNLATYNLDIESIKKAITPQTKVILAVHLYGQLAPMEEIIPLAEEHNLLVLEDSAQAHGAQINGKKAGSFGDASGFSFYPGKNLGALGDAGAVTTNDDELANTLRALRNYGSQEKYKNIYQGSNSRLDEIQAAMLSVKLKYLNQEIEQRQRVAQKYLTQINNSAITLPFVRIPTAHVWHLFVIRSKHRDNLKEYLHKQGVETLIHYPIPPHKQQCYSQWNHLSLPITEQIHREVLSLPISPVLAEQDIKMIVEKVNEFTAN from the coding sequence ATGATTCCTTTTCTTGATTTAAAAAAAATCAACCAACAATACCAACAAGACTTAAAAGAAGCTTGTTCACGAGTTATCGACTCAGGTTGGTACTTACTAGGCAAGGAAATACAACAGTTTGAGCAACAATTTGCAGCTTACTGTGGCGTTAAACACGCTATTGGTGTTGCTAATGGGCTAGATGCCCTCATTCTAGTGCTACAAGCATGGAAAGAGCAGGGGAAATTGACCGATGGCGACGAAATCATCGTTCCTGCCAACACCTACATTGCCTCTATTCTAGCTATTACAGAAAACAACCTAACTCCCGTATTGGTCGAACCGAACCTTGCAACATACAACCTCGATATTGAAAGTATCAAAAAGGCCATTACTCCACAGACTAAAGTTATTCTGGCAGTTCATCTCTATGGGCAACTTGCCCCGATGGAAGAAATTATTCCTCTTGCTGAAGAACATAATCTGCTCGTGCTTGAAGACAGTGCCCAAGCCCATGGTGCACAAATAAATGGCAAAAAAGCAGGTAGTTTTGGTGATGCATCAGGTTTTAGCTTCTACCCAGGTAAAAACCTAGGTGCATTAGGTGATGCAGGCGCTGTAACAACCAACGATGACGAACTAGCCAACACCCTACGTGCTCTAAGAAATTACGGGTCACAAGAAAAATACAAAAATATCTACCAAGGTAGCAACAGTCGTTTAGATGAAATACAAGCTGCGATGTTAAGCGTTAAACTCAAGTACCTAAACCAAGAAATAGAGCAACGCCAAAGAGTAGCACAAAAATACCTAACACAAATTAATAACTCCGCGATTACATTACCTTTTGTGCGTATTCCAACCGCTCATGTATGGCATCTTTTTGTGATTCGTAGCAAACACCGAGATAACTTAAAAGAATACCTACATAAACAAGGTGTAGAAACATTGATCCACTACCCAATTCCCCCTCACAAACAACAATGCTATAGTCAGTGGAATCATCTTTCACTACCTATTACTGAACAAATACACCGTGAAGTATTATCACTTCCTATCAGCCCTGTTCTTGCTGAGCAAGACATAAAAATGATTGTTGAGAAAGTTAATGAATTTACCGCAAACTAA
- a CDS encoding GNAT family N-acetyltransferase: MSMTITVQQYSTPHKSDWDNFVQSSKNATFMLQRDYMDYHADRFNDISLMFYEDTTLIAVMPCSYNENQASSHAGLSFGGILTNKKMTTAKMLACFESMKSFFKEKNIHKLIYKCIPSIYHAYPSDEDLYALFINEANLIRRDVATVVYLPEKIKFSKGKRWGISKAKQANVEVKQFNNFQLFIECENQILEQKYNTKATHSADEIKRLAESFPDNIKMFGGFINNELMAGTIIYETPLVAHTQYITTTPQGRDVMALELVMDYLINHHYVNKKYFSFGISTENNGTILNNGLIAQKEMYGGRAITHDFYELLI, encoded by the coding sequence ATGAGCATGACTATAACCGTACAACAATATTCAACACCTCACAAAAGTGATTGGGATAACTTTGTTCAATCCTCAAAAAATGCCACGTTTATGCTTCAGCGTGACTATATGGACTATCATGCAGATAGATTTAACGATATCTCTTTAATGTTTTATGAAGATACAACATTAATCGCTGTCATGCCCTGCTCTTACAATGAAAACCAAGCATCAAGCCATGCTGGGCTTAGCTTTGGCGGCATCCTTACCAATAAAAAAATGACAACTGCTAAGATGTTAGCTTGCTTTGAATCTATGAAATCATTTTTCAAAGAAAAAAATATTCATAAGCTAATCTACAAGTGTATACCCTCCATCTACCACGCCTATCCTTCTGACGAAGATCTCTACGCTTTATTTATTAATGAGGCGAATCTTATTAGGCGAGATGTAGCAACAGTGGTCTACTTGCCTGAAAAAATAAAGTTTTCAAAAGGAAAGAGATGGGGCATAAGCAAAGCCAAACAAGCCAATGTTGAGGTAAAGCAATTCAATAATTTTCAGCTTTTTATCGAGTGTGAAAACCAAATTCTTGAACAAAAATACAACACCAAAGCGACTCACTCAGCCGATGAAATAAAACGACTTGCTGAAAGCTTTCCAGATAACATAAAAATGTTTGGCGGCTTTATCAATAATGAATTAATGGCAGGTACAATCATTTATGAAACGCCCTTAGTCGCACATACACAATACATTACTACCACACCACAAGGTAGAGATGTAATGGCTCTCGAGCTAGTCATGGACTACTTAATTAATCATCATTATGTCAATAAAAAATACTTTAGCTTTGGTATATCAACTGAAAATAATGGAACCATTTTGAATAATGGATTAATTGCACAAAAAGAAATGTATGGTGGCAGAGCAATTACCCATGATTTTTATGAGCTATTGATCTAG